GGTCCAGCTGAACTACTCAAATAAAAAAGTCTATCATGCATAAACTACATTTCAAGCACCTTCCAAACTGTCCAGATTTCCccaaaaaacttccatatttCTACTAGTAAGTTGCCAGACCTGTAGGCATGTATACACTTCAATTTCcacacaaaaattacaaataccaACATAAAAGAGTTGTCCCAAAAGTTCCAACTTCTGAACTTGCACTAACAAATttatacaaaacacaactaaaTGCCTATTAATACTCAAAGCGATCGTATAAAGtacaaataaagtaaaatagaaaCTGCCACACATATACGAATATGTGTGCGTTGACGCCGGACTTCCACCTCCCGCTTGACAATTTCGCCATCTCTACGGCGAACCTCTTCCGAACAATGTCGAACCTCTTCCATCATTGTTCgcacctcttcctctcttcttcgaaAAAGTTGCAATAATTGGCGAACCTCTTCATGTGTTTTCTGCAACTCTTCATGTGTTTTCTGGAGCTCTTCCTTCTTCATCAAAATCTCAATGAATACTTTCATAAGGTCATTCTCCATTTCCTTACCACTATCTGCCCATATGAAAAAGTTGCAATGTGGTAATCCCtatataaacaaacaaacaaacaaacaaacaaacatatatGAGAATGTGAAGGATGGTGTAGTCAATCTGAAATTGGTACTGGATAAGtatacaataattaatttttgtacCTTGGTATTGTATTTTGAACACCCAAAGAATGATCGGCCCGGATTTCTTGGCGTGTTCGATGTTCTAAGTGAAGCAGGTGACCCACAATTGCAAATTGGGTTGATTCTCAAAGTATGATTAACAATAGAAGATGAAGAAACTGACGATGATACCTTATCTCCCTCAGATAACATGTTCCCAATCAACAATGGAGTATGCTGTTGCTAAAAAATATTAGTGTTTTTCATTCATTGTTTGCTGTTGGGgtttacaagttttttttttttaaaacaagagagTTTAATCACCCAAAACGTTAGATGGTTTAATccttaaaaagattatattatttttaatccacCCGAAGGGGAGCTGAGTTTAATCCTAAAAAATCAAGTGCAAAAGGAGTTACACATATTGTGCTTCACATTGGGTTGAAGTGAAGTGTAAAGGTGTGTTTAATGCTTTAGCAAAGTGTACTTTGGTACATTAACAGATATCAATAGGAACTTCAAATTACtaggagataaaaaaaaaaaaaagttggttcaTCTACCATGATGGTATCCACATCCAAGCGCACACATACTTTGCAAAAGTAACttgtaaaaatgaaaacttaagttCACTTCACATACTGCTATATGCAGAAAGTATGGAACTCTAAACATAAATAAACTAGTTCATCACATATGATGGTGTCCACATCCCAGCGCGCACATACTTTACAAAAAGTTGCCAGTCAAGTCGGGATTTGTGAAGATAATTGTATACAAATCAAGAAATAACCGTTATATATGTTTAGGAAGTGCAAATCTCTAACATCAAAGACAGAGTAAAAGTAAACAagctaaattaaaaaagttacaaaaaaatgttCTTGCTAAAACTACAcagattatttataaaaatgcaAGAAGTGGCAGTCTAAGCTACAATATTGCAAAAACAGAAAATGAACAACGAAGATATTGGTGGGCGTATAGATTATTGATGTCACGACATATTAAAAAGATTGAAGGGCCAAACACATGGGACCATCAAAGGTGAAAGTTTATAACATATTTGTATGGCCTCAAGCCTTGTTTTCAGATGGATTCAGAAAATACAGAGCTTGGATATTGGAAATCAGACTTACTTTTTGTTGCTTTCAATTCACACGACTaaaaacaaatccaaacaaATCCAAACAAATCCAAATCCATGGGTATCCTTAAAACCAGATTAGGGGCTTCTAACAATTCCtcaaatccaaataaaattaaaaaaatagtggcCTATTACAATCCAACACCATGTACAGATCCAGATTATCTACTAAAAATGATGTTAATTTTCTCACAGCAAATCTAAATATAATATTGGAACAGATTTGGGGCTTCTAACAGGGAACACAcagaaaacccaaaaataaaaaaacccaaaGCCGAGTCCAACAGCATGTACAGATCGAGAAAATGTATTACAAATCATGTTCATTTTCTCACAGCCAACCTAAATAACATCTTCGAACAGATTAGGGGCTTCTAACAGacaaaaaaacagaaaacccaaaaaattaTAACCCTTCGCCAAGTCCAACAGCATGTACAGATCGATAAAATGTATacaaatcatgttaatttacTCAAACCAACCCTAAATAACATCTTCGAACAGATTAGGGGCTTCTAACAAGAAAAACACAGAaaaccccaaaaaaataaaaccctaggCCAAGTCCAACAGAAAAccccaaaaaattaaaaccctaggCCAAGTCCTACAGAAAACCCTAGGCCAAGTACAGATCGATTAAGCAAAACAACAATATATATCCTATGTTAACGATCGAAGATCGATtaagcatgagagagagagagacctcttCCGATATATTTATTCCCGACTGCACAGATCTGCGCCACCCCGGCTTACTGCAGTGGTTCCGAACGAAAGGAGAAGTGATGGGGAGGATTTTCGACCTTTGCTCCCACGGCGTGAGAGGTGAGAGGAGAAGTGAGAGGTGAGAGGTGAGAGGAGAAGTTTGTCAAACCGGGGATGAGAGCTGAGAGGTGAGAGGagaagtgaaaaaagaaaaaggtgagAAAAGTGAATATCGAAAGGACTGCAGCCGGTTTGTCAAATTCATCTTCCCGCTTAGAATGAAACTCACCGTTTCATTAATGTCCACGTCAGCCTGGTGCGCGAATCCGTCCGCAAGTGGCCTGCAACAAGACTTTTCCTATAgtgattcatttttttttctttccaagaaCAGGGCAAGGTAGTGATTTTGGGGTAGTAAGGATGGTCGCTTGCTCTGGGCCCCTTTGGTGGCATATTTCCAAACATCTTTTGAGATGTTTGAAGCATCCTAGGTAACCCCAACGGTCATCTAATGCAAAAGACGCGGAATCCATAAAGCCAACGGCAATTCAAAATCTTTCGATACGTAAATGGAAGCTCAAGAGCCACACTACCATTCATCTTattcttcttcctctgtttCTATTCTGATTTCATATTCTTTCGGAGCGTCTACAAACCTCAAGGAAACATGCCTTCGAACTTGTCTTCTCTAAAGATATCTGAATGGCTAGACATGGCTTGGTTAAAAACCTCGTGGTGGGCGACCTCTCTTTTTTCGACTCGTCTCCCTTCGCAAAGCTCTTGGACTCGTGCGTCAAATCGAGGTCGGCGGGTGACGTGCGCCGCATCCACGGCCGTATCATCAAAACCCAGTTTTCCTCTGAAAGTTTTATCCAGAATAGGCTTATTGATTCTTATGGAAAATGCGGTTGTTTGGAAGATGCGCGCAACTTGTTTGATCGAATGCTTAACAAGAACACTTTCAGTTGGAATTCAATTATAAATGCGTTAACTAGATCGGGTTACCTTGATGAGGCTTCTGAGGTCTTCTGGTCCATGCCTGATCCGGACCAGTGCTCGTGGAACTCAATGGTATCAGGTTTTGCACAACATGATCGTTTTACAGAGGCTTTAGAATATTTTGTTATGACGCATAGGGAGAATTTTGTACTTAGTGGATACTCGTTTGGTAGTGCTCTTAGTGCTTGTTCAGGCGTGACGGATTTGAAAATGGGTATTCAAATTCATGCTTTGGTTTCGAAGTCCCCGTACTCGTCCAATGTTTACGTGGGTTCTGCTCTTATCGACATGTATTCTAAGTGTGGAAGCATGGCTTGTGCACACAGGGTTTTTGATGGGATGGGTCAACGGAACATAGTTTCTTGGAATAGTTTGATCACATGCTATGAGCAAAATGGTCCGGCTAGTGAGGCTTTGGAGGTTTTTGCGAGGATGATGACTTGTGGATTTGAACCGGATGAGGTCACTCTAGCTAGTGTGGTCAGTGCTTGTGCGAGTTTGTTAGCAATTAGAGAGGGTTTACAGATTCATGCCCGAGTTGTGAAATGCTTTGGGGATGATCTCATTTTGGGAAATGCACTGGTTGATATGTATGCAAAATGTAGTAAAATTAATGATGCTAGAGGGGTTTTTGATAGGATGCCCATTAGGAGTGTGGTGTCTGAAACCTCCATGGTAAGTGGGTATGCAAGGGTATCAAGTGTGAAAGTTGCAAGGTTAATGTTTGCAAAAATGATGGAGCGGAATATAGTGTCTTGGAATTCACTTATTGCAGGGTATACACAGAGTGGGGAGAATGAAGAGGCGCTCAGACTCTTCCTCCTTCTAAAGAGGGAATCCATTTGGCCAACCCATTACACCTTTGGAAATCTACTCAATGCTTGTGCGAATCTTGCTGAACTGCAATTGGGGAGACAGGCTCACTGTCATGTTTTGAAGCATGGATTTCTCTTTAGATCTGAAGAGGAGAGTGATATTTTTGTGGGGAACTCTCTCATCGACATGTACATGAAATGTGGATCAATTGAAGATGCCAGCCGGCTATTCAAAAATATGGTGGAAAGGGATTATGTCTCTTGGAATGCTATGATAGTGGGATATGCACAAAATGGTTATGGAGCTGAAGCTCTTCAATTTTTCCAGGAAATGCTGGCATCTGGAGAGAAACCAGACCATGTCACAATGATTGGTGTTTTGTGTGCTTGCAGTCATGCCGGGCTGGTTGAAGAGGGACGCCATTATTTCCACTCAATGACAACGGATCATGGTTTGACACCACTGAAGGACCATTATACATGTATGGTTGATATACTTGGCCGAGCTGGATGCCTCAATGAAGCAAAGGGCTTAATAGACACAATGCCGATGCAGCCTGATGGTGTTGTCTGGGGATCTTTGCTTGCTGCTTGTAAGGTCCATAAGAACATAATGTTAGGGAAATTTGTTGCAGATAAGCTGTTAGAGATTGAGCCTTGGAACTCCGGACCCTATGTTCTTCTCTCAAACATGTACGCTGAGCTTGGCAAATGGAGGGATGTTAGGAAGGTAAGGAAGCTGATGAGGCGAGAGGGAGTTATCAAGCAGCCAGGTTGCAGTTGGATTAAACTCAAGAGTGATTTGCATGTTTTCATGGCTAAAGATAAAAAGCATCCTCAAAGAAAGGAGATCTATTCACTTTTGAAGATGCTCACGGGACAGATGAAGAGAGCTGGTTATGTGCCCAATGCTGGTGATCATGACGCTTATGATGGGCACAGTGAATCTGAATCAATCTTAGGTTACGAAACGGATATGCCAGCAGATGCTGCTGTTGGTTGAATTCAAATGCTTTCTTCTCTTTAACCAACATCTGATCGATCTGTTCCTCAATTTTGCAGAACAAAAAAGGTTAGTGACAGTAATCAGTAGTTCTCATAATTGTTACAGTTACGTGTCTTACCATTTATACAACAAACCAAAATCCTCCCTTGCTATTCAGGACTATCCCGATCTTCCTTGAGGTTTGGAAAATGGCACACCCTTGGGTTTCATTCTTGACCTTGACTTTTATGTCGTCAAGGCAGTCTTAATGTAACCATGGCATTATTTCTCTATAAGGGAGggctattaataatttttttttttgtttttttggtcgATAAACGAAATTTTATTGAGCATGAAATAGATGAAGCCCGAGTATGCTATTAATAAAACCATAGGCTACtgttcttcttcttattcttctttttctttttattattattattattattaaaagacGTACTTCCCTCCAATTCACAATATTGAGGGCAGAGCTCCAAGGCTTTGGTGACATGCTCATCTGCCAGTTGGTACGTAGTGCAATCTAGCCAATTGGGCCTAGTTTTATTGCAGTTAACTATGGCACATCATGATATGATTCGACTAGCTGCTtagattaagaaattaattatgGTTTTAGACTACCTACATGCTGAGTTCTGCATTGTTTCATCTGTGCTACATTTACAATCACGTGTGCTCACGCGGGTGATTACTGTGGCCGGCCAATTTACTACAGTTTACAGTTGCACATTGTTAGGAATTCAAAATGCTCCGAGGCCTCCTGTTATTTAGAAAATTAAGCATTCAGAGGCCTTGGGAAGATAAGTCCTTTAGAAATTTTGTTACCTGAACCATCAAGCTTGCCATAACTCTTACGACTAGTTTCTTGACATGTTCAGAACAAACCAGCACATTTTGTAGTGTCCAGCGAGCATATGTTACTGAGTAAAAAACAGTAACcgtgaagagaagaaaaaaacgAAGCTGGGATatctttgtgtgtgtgtgtcatggagagagagagagagagagagttaaaaaTATGGAACACAACAACCAaccttcagttttttttttcaaagcaaaaacaaaaaaagaaaagaaagctatCTTGTCTGTACAACCTGATGACAGAAATTACACatcttctctttatttttttggctgTTCATCTTCGGGTGCTATTTTAAGTAAACACCAAGACATGTGAACGAACACAAACCAGGACAGAGAGAATTTTTCACCATGTTCGTCAGACGAGGGCATCCTTGAGCCCTCTCTGAGAGCATCTACATCGAAGAATCACATAAGAACTAAACCTGTAAACCAATATGAAGCATACCATaaccatcaaatttctccacctacTTTCCTCCCCCCCATAGCCTTCTTCTCTAAGCACATCTTCCCCACTCACTACACATTTCCCAAACATGTACTCCAGGCACTTTCCTGAGTTGGAGAACTCATTTATCAAAAACCCTTCAAACGGATACTTGAACAGCGATATGTAATGCATGAAAATCCAGTAAGTTGGAATTCCATGTTTTGATATGAAGTAACCTGAGAACAGAAAGAAGGACCCCATGACGCCTGCGATCACGGAATTCCCTACAATGAAATTCGGCACCAGAGCACTGAAACATACCACAACCGAATTTGCTGTATACAGAATTAGCCAAATTAACAACAAGAAGTGTAGAAAGGCCATGAAACTCTGATTGAGTCCAACAAGCCAGTATAATGGTACTGTGAATATAATGGATAGGATGAGCAGAAATGGCAAGTAAACAAGTCCATTGGCTATGGCATAGGATGAGACTCTGTAGCTTCCGCAGGATGTCTCCCTCATAAGAATCTCCCTCTCTTGCAAAAAGATTGGCAGAGCTTCTGTGGTGCATGATAACAGAAATGTCAAAATGAATGCGAATAGACCTACCCTTTCTTGGGCTCCGACTAAGTCATCTTTGAGATTATAAAAGATCGAGCCAAGGACAAGCCCTGAGATCAGCATTTGAATCGTCCTGCAAGCAAAGAGTTCCTTCGACCGAAATATGTTTTTGGAGAATCTATGAGTGAGAACTATGGTTTCTCGCAATCTAGAATTTGCAAAGTCGGGAGGGAAATCAATTCCAGTATTGAtgatttcttcatcaataaCCTTGGATTGTTGAAAGAGCTGTtgtagagtaaaattaccactTGATCTACTCTCACCTGGATCGTCTCCTTTCTTGTGTTGTGGTGTTGATGGCAACGTTGGTAGTATTTTTTGTTGGACTGGGTGAAACTTTCGCTGCTGTTGAAGGGTTTCAATGGATTCAATGGCGAATTCAACGACATTGACATGAAGAGGGAGCTCTAGTCCCATCAGCCTTAAGTTCACGCCAAGCTGATCCACGGTGCCATGGTGCAAGACACAACCATTAGCCAACAGTAGAATTGAATTGAACAACTTTACAATCCGGTACCCAGGTTGGTGGATACTGAGAATTATGGTTCTGCCCTGGGTTTCAGCCATGGTCTTAAGCATGTCAAGGATTTGGAGCGCTGATTTACTGTCAAGCCCTGAAGTTGGCTCATCAAGAATCAGCACTTTTGGGTCATGTATTACGTCAACACCAATGGAAACGCGGCGTCTTTCTCCACCAGATATCCCGCGAACCCTGTCGTCTCCAACACGAGCTCCGGCCACATGATTCAGGCCAAGCTCCTGAATCAATGACTTCACTCTGGATCTCAGCTCAGCTGCTGGAAGCCTTAACCTTAGCTTTgcgctaaacaataaggtttcTTCCACTGTAAGTAAGGGAAAGAGGGTATCCTTTTGAGTGACATAGCCTGAGATTTTCTTGAAATGAGCTTTGCCTATGGGCTTTTGGTTCACAAAAATGGAGCCACTTTGTGGTGTGACTTTCCCTGCTAAGATTTCTAGCAGGGATGACTTTCCAGCTCCACTTGGACCCACAATGGCCAGAATCTCCCATGGTTTTGCCCTGCAGTTCACGCCTTTCAGGACTTGGCGCACCCTGGGGCATGGTTCTTCAACCTTGGCTTGTTCTTGATCTGGTTCTTGATCAACCTTTTGTTGATTCTCATGTGGCCCTTTGCTGAAGATCTTAAAAGGGTGCTCTGTACTTTGTCTTTGAGTTTGAATCTGGTAGTTAATGGCTATTGCTTCAATCTCACACCCTTGTTTCTTCATTGATCAGGATgcaatcctctctctctctctctctctctctctctctctaagcttTGGCTTCTCTAGCACAGCTTGGTCTACTGCTAAACATCTACTCCCAACTCATTTTCTTCTcgtttatcaattttatttaatcCCCGGTTTTGGCTCCAACTGCACTCTGTGAAAACAGTGAGTGAGTGGTTCAAAGCAAGGGATCAACTGCAAAGACACTTGGCTCCTCGTGTTTGTATATATTGGTTCACGTGCACCTGTTATTGCTACTTctgtatagatatttttttgtcATGGAAAATTGTATAGTTCACGTGGCAATGGTTAGTGAAACCTCTTGTTTCTGGTCGTCATGACTCATGAGCTGTTTGTTAACAAAACCAAATAATATGTAACATTAATTCCATACAAGTATATACAATAAGGCGTGATTTGAATCCACAGATAAggtaaaatgagataaaatagttctaaattaaaaataaaagttaaataaaatattattatttttttaaaatttaaaaaaattaaattatttattgtcttttatgtgaaaatttaaaaaaaattataattatgagatgagGTAAGATCACCTTCCAATCCAAATCAAATTActggtatatatattattgataagTTTTGATagattgaaaaaacaaaagaaacaaaactttGAGCTTTGTCTATGCagtaagcatgcatgcatgggaccTAATTTGCCATGACTGCCtactatttttatattatttttgtacaaATTGAAAGTAATAATACATCATGGGGTGGGGTAGGGAAATATGCGTTTCCAAAAGCTTAGAACAATGAATCATAAAAGTAATCCTCGCAATTAATATGATTATTGGAACAATGGAAAAATTTTACTAGAGAAATGATCTTTATAATCATAGATTGTGTAAACGTCatatactcattttaaaaaaaaataaataaatataaaacttacaTAAAAATACGAATTTTTTAATAGCGGACTCGATTCTATTTCAAAATGAGTGTGCGACGCTTGTACAATACATGACTATATTTAgcattaattattttgttagGACGCaactcttaatatatatatatatatatctcaaagTTGGCAAACAAACTCATCATGTTTTTCTTTCTAATCTTCCTTCAAGGTTAATTTTGAGCCATAGGGAAATGGATTAAGCAATTAacttttaaattgaaatgtagAAGCATACAATAAAAATTCCTAGGCTACAAAACCAACTTATATACGTACGTACAACATAGAATTTACCTTTGTGGTTGGTAATTACAGGGTGGAGTTCGGATTTTTAAGtcattttaattgagaaatgtTTTCATCGATCATAcaaaaagtaaactcacaactTCTTGTCAACTGGATCCGCAGTTGTCATCACCTTGGATTTTGTCGCATAGAGATTGAGTCTGATTCTCAACTTCTTGTCAACTGGATCACTAAAGGAAACTGTAATATTTGGTACTTAAAAGATTTCTAAAATGAAATTCAGGACTATCTTTCTTGTATGGAATATACGATGAAACTGATTTTCTTGCCAAGTAGGGAGCGGGCGGTCCTAACTCGAAATGGTTTGATGCTCATGATCTCTTGCCCAGTAAGCTTTGAGGCCTTCTTCGCATGGATAGAATTGGTCTCCTTTATTTGCAAACTACGTAGTTCTACTAAGTATGTCTTAATTAGCTCTATTTGATTGATCCTTTGATTTTTTGTGCTCTTTCCTACATGTACTTCTTCTTGGCTCTTTTCGAGTAGTGTTTTGGTTTGTCTTGTATTGGTTATCTATTGTTTGTGTGTTTTAGCTTTTGATGCTTGGATTTGGTCTTATTGTGTATTTGTAACTCCCAGGTGTCGAGTTGTAATCACAGTTTTCCTCCGCCAAAAGTgaggatttttaataaaattagagtaTTATCCTcttcttattaaaaaagaaaaaaagaaaaaaaaaactgacatGACTTCATGATATGATgttttgaattataaaattatttttattttaaaatatatctatatgaaattatatcaatttataaatttattttgttacaaTCTTTTTATGATTATAAGACTTCTCATTTTAATTTGTATCTATGTGGGCTGCGTGTGTACATGCACACACAAAAATTGTTCAGATGGAAGTTGTCAGTACAAGCAAGTATACGCGATGTACgtaagagattttattttcaacTATTGTAACATTGTTCTTTCCCACGTTGGAACATGCATTATATATCAACATGACGAGGCTGATTCATATATAAAATCGAAAATAATACATCTCTGATCAGAATACAAAAGAATATTAATAGGGTTAAGCATGTCATTACATGAAACACGTACAGTTGGGTGCCACAACCATGCCTCTTTGGCATTATGTGTAGGGCCCTTGGGAATTGGATGATAAGAGTGCAGTGGCCCCCATTCATGCCCGAACTTGTGGCTGAAATCATATTAAACATTGTTTGTGGCCCAAAACCATCCAAAACCTTTGAAGTCTATACAATTGATACAGGACATCATATTTCACTCTTTTGGCGGTGTTCCAAAAAATAATGTTTCAACAATTTGGTTTCTTATGACACAAATGTTAATTATACAATTTAGTAAGTTCCAAAGACAACTCATTGCACGACATTTCATGTCAAACAGTACTGCAATGATCATGATGTGTGCATCTTTGGAATATAatccacgtttcaagcttaacatATATACCTTTTCGAGGCACCAGCCAAAGAAATTACAGCCTCTAATTACAAGTGCCCCCACACAATAAACTAGGACCCCAAAGTGTTAATCTTAATTAGTGGCTGCAAATGGTTAACGTTTGGTGAATCTTTTTTGTGGATGAGAGCAAAAGAGAAGATCTCTTTCTGATCGCTTTCAAAGATTTATTGTCCTATACTTTTAGTAAtgttttccattttttgttctttctgaATAATATTT
This is a stretch of genomic DNA from Carya illinoinensis cultivar Pawnee chromosome 3, C.illinoinensisPawnee_v1, whole genome shotgun sequence. It encodes these proteins:
- the LOC122303370 gene encoding uncharacterized protein LOC122303370 — translated: MLSEGDKVSSSVSSSSIVNHTLRINPICNCGSPASLRTSNTPRNPGRSFFGCSKYNTKGLPHCNFFIWADSGKEMENDLMKVFIEILMKKEELQKTHEELQKTHEEVRQLLQLFRRREEEVRTMMEEVRHCSEEVRRRDGEIVKREVEVRRQRTHIRICVAVSILLYLYFIRSL
- the LOC122303368 gene encoding pentatricopeptide repeat-containing protein At2g13600, which produces MARHGLVKNLVVGDLSFFDSSPFAKLLDSCVKSRSAGDVRRIHGRIIKTQFSSESFIQNRLIDSYGKCGCLEDARNLFDRMLNKNTFSWNSIINALTRSGYLDEASEVFWSMPDPDQCSWNSMVSGFAQHDRFTEALEYFVMTHRENFVLSGYSFGSALSACSGVTDLKMGIQIHALVSKSPYSSNVYVGSALIDMYSKCGSMACAHRVFDGMGQRNIVSWNSLITCYEQNGPASEALEVFARMMTCGFEPDEVTLASVVSACASLLAIREGLQIHARVVKCFGDDLILGNALVDMYAKCSKINDARGVFDRMPIRSVVSETSMVSGYARVSSVKVARLMFAKMMERNIVSWNSLIAGYTQSGENEEALRLFLLLKRESIWPTHYTFGNLLNACANLAELQLGRQAHCHVLKHGFLFRSEEESDIFVGNSLIDMYMKCGSIEDASRLFKNMVERDYVSWNAMIVGYAQNGYGAEALQFFQEMLASGEKPDHVTMIGVLCACSHAGLVEEGRHYFHSMTTDHGLTPLKDHYTCMVDILGRAGCLNEAKGLIDTMPMQPDGVVWGSLLAACKVHKNIMLGKFVADKLLEIEPWNSGPYVLLSNMYAELGKWRDVRKVRKLMRREGVIKQPGCSWIKLKSDLHVFMAKDKKHPQRKEIYSLLKMLTGQMKRAGYVPNAGDHDAYDGHSESESILGYETDMPADAAVG
- the LOC122303369 gene encoding ABC transporter G family member 5-like; the encoded protein is MKKQGCEIEAIAINYQIQTQRQSTEHPFKIFSKGPHENQQKVDQEPDQEQAKVEEPCPRVRQVLKGVNCRAKPWEILAIVGPSGAGKSSLLEILAGKVTPQSGSIFVNQKPIGKAHFKKISGYVTQKDTLFPLLTVEETLLFSAKLRLRLPAAELRSRVKSLIQELGLNHVAGARVGDDRVRGISGGERRRVSIGVDVIHDPKVLILDEPTSGLDSKSALQILDMLKTMAETQGRTIILSIHQPGYRIVKLFNSILLLANGCVLHHGTVDQLGVNLRLMGLELPLHVNVVEFAIESIETLQQQRKFHPVQQKILPTLPSTPQHKKGDDPGESRSSGNFTLQQLFQQSKVIDEEIINTGIDFPPDFANSRLRETIVLTHRFSKNIFRSKELFACRTIQMLISGLVLGSIFYNLKDDLVGAQERVGLFAFILTFLLSCTTEALPIFLQEREILMRETSCGSYRVSSYAIANGLVYLPFLLILSIIFTVPLYWLVGLNQSFMAFLHFLLLIWLILYTANSVVVCFSALVPNFIVGNSVIAGVMGSFFLFSGYFISKHGIPTYWIFMHYISLFKYPFEGFLINEFSNSGKCLEYMFGKCVVSGEDVLREEGYGGEESRWRNLMVMVCFILVYRFSSYVILRCRCSQRGLKDALV